In Juglans regia cultivar Chandler chromosome 5, Walnut 2.0, whole genome shotgun sequence, the following are encoded in one genomic region:
- the LOC109022242 gene encoding mitogen-activated protein kinase homolog NTF6-like, with the protein MENESMETEAKGVPTYGGRYLQYNILGNLFEVSAKYVPPIHPVGRGAYGIVCCAINSESKEEVAIKKIGNAFDNRIDAKRTLREIKLLCHMDHENIIKIKDIIRPPEKEKFNDVYIVYELMDTDLNQIIRSSQALTDDHCQYFLYQLLRGLKYIHSANVLHRDLKPSNLLLNANCDLKICDFGLARTTSETDFMTEYVVTRWYRAPELLLNCSEYTAAIDIWSVGCIFLEIIRREPLFPGKDYVQQLGLITELLGSPDDSDLGFLRSDNARKYVKQLPHFPKQPFTNKFPNVSPLAIDLAEKMLVFDPCKRITVEEALNHPYMSSLHEINEEPTCPSPFNFSFEQTSLDEEDIKELIWRESLNFNPDDLLE; encoded by the exons ATGGAGAATGAATCTATGGAGACTGAAGCCAAAGGGGTTCCAACGTACGGAGGCAGATACTTGCAGTACAACATTCTGGGAAACCTCTTTGAGGTCTCCGCCAAATACGTCCCTCCTATACATCCCGTCGGTCGTGGCGCATACGGCATCGTTTG CTGTGCCATAAATTCTGAGTCCAAAGAAGAGGTTGCAATCAAGAAAATTGGAAATGCATTCGACAACAGGATTGATGCCAAAAGGACACTTCGAGAGATCAAACTCCTTTGCCACATGGACCATGAGAAT ATTATCAAGATTAAGGACATCATAAGGCCACCAGAGAAGGAAAAGTTTAATGATGTGTATATTGTATATGAATTAATGGATACTGATCTCAATCAGATTATACGATCTAGCCAGGCTTTGACAGATGATCACTGTCAG TATTTTCTGTATCAACTGCTGAGGGGATTGAAGTACATACATTCTGCAAATGTTTTGCACCGAGATTTGAAGCCAAGCAACCTGCTTCTCAATGCGAACTGTGACCTCAAGATTTGTGACTTTGGGCTCGCAAGAACTACCTCAGAGACAgatttcatgacagaatatgTTGTAACTCGATGGTACCGAGCCCCTGAATTGCTACTTAACTGTTCAGAATACACAGCCGCCATTGATATTTGGTCAGTTGGCTGTATTTTTCTGGAGATAATCAGAAGGGAGCCACTATTTCCTGGTAAAGACTATGTTCAGCAGTTAGGGCTTATAACTGAG CTATTAGGTTCACCAGATGATTCAGATCTTggatttttaagaagtgataatGCTCGAAAGTATGTGAAGCAGCTCCCTCATTTTCCAAAGCAACCGTTTACAAATAAGTTTCCGAATGTGTCCCCTCTGGCAATAGATCTTGCAGAGAAAATGCTAGTCTTTGATCCATGCAAACGCATAACTG TTGAGGAAGCACTAAATCACCCATACATGTCCAGTCTTCATGAGATAAATGAGGAGCCCACTTGCCCTTCTCCTTTCAACTTTAGTTTTGAGCAGACATCCTTGGATGAGGAAGATATAAAGGAGCTCATATGGAGGGAGTCTCTGAACTTCAATCCAGATGACTTGCTGGAGTAA